A region of Desulfolithobacter dissulfuricans DNA encodes the following proteins:
- a CDS encoding DJ-1/PfpI/YhbO family deglycase/protease yields MKVLIISGDMFEDTELLVPWYRLLEENIDVDIASIRAGTITGKHGYKVTAKKSLDEIDPSSYDLLILPGGKAPAKLRENERLLALVRHFFSENKTVAAICHGPQILVSAGVLAGRRVTCYRGMAEELKSGGADYKDQAVVVDGNLITSRVPGDLPVFMREIMKKCRKRD; encoded by the coding sequence ATGAAAGTACTCATCATCAGTGGAGACATGTTTGAAGATACCGAACTGCTGGTGCCCTGGTACCGACTTCTTGAGGAAAATATTGATGTCGATATCGCCTCCATCAGGGCTGGGACCATCACCGGCAAACATGGGTATAAAGTCACTGCAAAAAAATCCCTGGACGAGATTGATCCGTCTTCCTATGACCTGCTCATCCTGCCCGGCGGCAAGGCCCCGGCAAAACTGAGAGAAAATGAGAGACTGCTTGCCCTTGTCCGTCATTTTTTCTCAGAGAACAAGACTGTTGCCGCCATCTGCCATGGACCCCAGATACTTGTCTCGGCCGGAGTGCTTGCCGGACGGCGTGTCACTTGCTACAGGGGGATGGCGGAAGAGCTGAAAAGTGGAGGGGCCGACTATAAAGATCAGGCGGTGGTGGTGGACGGCAACCTGATCACCTCCAGGGTGCCGGGGGACCTGCCCGTTTTTATGCGGGAAATTATGAAAAAATGCAGGAAAAGGGACTGA
- a CDS encoding slipin family protein, whose amino-acid sequence MTIAYVAFPIALVFALIALSLKIVVEYQRLVVFFLGRFQTVKKPGLRLVIPGIQQMRRVDLRVITMDVPSQDVISRDNVTVRVNAVLYFRVVDPEKAIIQVEDYYNATSQLAQTTLRSVLGQHELDEMLSEREKMNADLQQIIDKQSDAWGIKVTNVEMKHVDLNENMIRAIAKQAEAERERRAKIIHAEGELQASEKLLAAANVIAQNPQALQLRYLQTLSDISNENATTIVFPLPIETIKAVFHRPLPGKEKDPG is encoded by the coding sequence ATGACAATTGCATACGTAGCCTTTCCAATCGCCCTGGTCTTTGCCTTGATAGCCCTTTCGTTGAAGATTGTCGTAGAATATCAACGGCTGGTGGTCTTTTTCCTTGGCCGTTTTCAGACGGTGAAAAAGCCGGGGTTGAGATTGGTTATCCCTGGGATCCAGCAGATGCGGCGGGTGGATCTGCGGGTGATCACCATGGATGTGCCAAGCCAGGATGTGATCTCCCGGGATAATGTTACAGTTCGGGTCAATGCGGTCCTCTATTTTCGGGTGGTCGATCCGGAAAAGGCAATTATCCAGGTGGAGGATTATTACAATGCCACCAGTCAGCTTGCCCAGACCACTCTGCGCTCGGTGCTGGGCCAGCATGAGCTCGACGAGATGCTATCGGAAAGGGAAAAAATGAATGCCGATCTCCAGCAGATAATCGACAAACAGTCGGACGCATGGGGGATCAAGGTGACCAACGTCGAGATGAAGCATGTGGATCTCAATGAAAACATGATCCGGGCCATTGCCAAGCAGGCCGAAGCGGAGCGGGAACGGCGGGCAAAGATCATCCATGCCGAAGGGGAACTGCAGGCATCTGAAAAGCTCCTGGCTGCGGCAAACGTCATTGCCCAGAATCCACAGGCCCTGCAGCTCAGGTACCTGCAGACCCTGAGTGATATCTCCAATGAGAATGCGACAACCATTGTCTTTCCCCTGCCCATTGAGACAATCAAGGCCGTGTTTCACAGACCATTACCAGGGAAAGAGAAAGACCCCGGGTGA
- a CDS encoding NfeD family protein: MKHRPPMMRHYFTTAQLLIIFSAARLKHALRAVFFPALLTMALFAQYPVTSGWSAESEPTAFVLEVKGAIGPGVSDFVGRGLEKAASARARLFILQLDTPGGLDLAMREIIKNILASPVPVVTYVAPAGARAASAGTYILYASHVAAMAPATNLGAATPVRIITLPGMEKERGPRDDTEGEKNQKTQGTTLDQKIVNDAEAYITSLAERHGRNREWAARAVREAVSISAEEALRLGVIDLMAESVADLLAQLNGREVVLESGRQLLDTGNLRLVHVEKDWRTRLLMVIGDPNIAYILMLLGIYGLIFELANPGYILPGVVGGSALLLALYAFQVLPVNYAGFALVLLGLSFMVGEALTPSFGVLGIGGLTAFVFGSVILMDEKGQQISLLLIGGTALVSFGCILWLMGKLLTMRSRRVTTGEERMLDAVGVVMDDFTENGRVWVLGESWQARSTTPMKKGEKVRILAQEGLQLSVEPLKEVE, encoded by the coding sequence ATGAAACACAGGCCTCCCATGATGAGACATTATTTCACCACAGCTCAGTTGCTGATTATCTTTTCAGCCGCGCGTTTAAAACATGCCCTGAGAGCTGTTTTCTTTCCCGCCTTGCTCACCATGGCTCTCTTTGCCCAGTATCCTGTAACAAGCGGATGGAGCGCAGAGAGTGAGCCAACCGCCTTTGTTCTTGAAGTCAAGGGAGCCATCGGTCCCGGTGTCAGCGATTTTGTGGGACGTGGCCTTGAAAAGGCCGCAAGTGCCAGGGCCCGGCTCTTTATCCTTCAGCTTGACACCCCGGGCGGACTTGACCTTGCCATGCGGGAAATCATCAAGAATATCCTGGCCTCCCCGGTGCCGGTGGTGACGTATGTCGCCCCGGCCGGCGCACGGGCGGCCAGTGCCGGTACCTATATTCTGTATGCAAGCCATGTGGCGGCCATGGCCCCGGCCACAAATCTTGGTGCCGCGACCCCGGTGCGTATCATCACCCTGCCGGGTATGGAGAAAGAACGCGGGCCTCGGGATGACACGGAAGGGGAGAAGAATCAGAAAACGCAGGGAACTACCCTTGACCAGAAGATAGTGAATGACGCCGAGGCCTATATCACATCTCTTGCGGAAAGACACGGCAGGAACAGGGAGTGGGCTGCCAGAGCGGTCAGGGAGGCGGTGAGTATAAGCGCGGAAGAAGCCTTGCGCCTGGGGGTTATTGACCTGATGGCAGAAAGTGTTGCAGACCTGCTCGCCCAGCTCAATGGCCGGGAGGTGGTACTGGAGTCAGGCCGTCAACTGTTGGATACAGGCAATCTCCGTCTTGTTCATGTAGAGAAAGACTGGCGAACCAGGCTGCTGATGGTAATTGGCGATCCCAATATCGCCTATATCCTCATGCTTCTTGGTATTTATGGTCTCATTTTCGAGCTGGCCAACCCGGGATATATCCTGCCCGGGGTTGTGGGAGGGTCCGCACTGCTCCTGGCCCTGTATGCCTTCCAGGTACTCCCGGTCAATTACGCCGGATTTGCTCTCGTCCTTCTTGGCCTTTCCTTTATGGTTGGTGAGGCCCTTACTCCAAGCTTCGGCGTCCTGGGTATAGGCGGTCTGACCGCCTTTGTCTTTGGTTCTGTCATTCTGATGGATGAAAAGGGACAGCAGATTTCTCTGCTGCTGATCGGAGGCACTGCCCTGGTCTCTTTTGGCTGCATCCTCTGGCTTATGGGCAAGCTGCTGACCATGCGAAGCAGGAGGGTGACAACCGGCGAGGAGCGAATGCTCGATGCGGTTGGTGTGGTTATGGACGATTTTACAGAAAATGGACGGGTCTGGGTCCTTGGTGAATCCTGGCAGGCTCGCAGTACGACTCCCATGAAAAAGGGAGAAAAGGTCAGGATCCTCGCTCAGGAAGGCCTGCAACTATCCGTGGAACCTTTAAAGGAGGTGGAGTGA
- a CDS encoding TRAP transporter large permease — protein MNGLKLLTLVLALLGSPLFIVIAGVALLSFSSVDIDISVVIIEMSRLADTPLLLALPLFIFAGTILSESGTPKRLLRLSHLLLGWLPGGLAVVSLLVCAVFTAFTGASGVTIFALGGLLFPALIRDRYSEKFSLGLITSSGSLGLLFPPSLPLILYGVIAETRIDHLFLAGIVPGIFMLTLLVAYSMYKNPRKREQQKRITGLAILAGLKEAAWELPLPVIVLGGIYGGFLVAGEAAAITALYVLVVEVFLYRDIDLQQLPRLMVKSMMLFGGILVILAASMAATNFLVDQEVPMRLFELIRQYISSKYTFLLLLNIFLLVVGSMLDIFSALVLVVPLIVPIARGYDVDLIHLGIIFLTNLQIGYCTPPVGLNLFLASYRFERPVIQLYSATMPFLALLMLTLVIITYFPLLSLFLVRLLG, from the coding sequence GTGAACGGTCTCAAGCTGCTCACTCTGGTTCTGGCTCTGCTGGGCAGTCCGTTATTTATTGTGATAGCAGGTGTGGCCCTGCTCTCGTTTTCCAGTGTGGATATCGACATCTCGGTGGTGATCATTGAGATGTCACGCCTGGCGGATACTCCACTTTTACTTGCCCTGCCCCTGTTTATCTTTGCCGGTACCATCCTGTCCGAAAGCGGCACGCCCAAACGTCTGCTCAGGCTGTCCCACCTTCTGCTGGGATGGCTGCCCGGCGGGCTGGCCGTTGTCTCGCTGCTGGTCTGCGCGGTCTTTACCGCCTTCACCGGCGCCTCAGGGGTGACCATCTTTGCCCTGGGCGGTCTGCTGTTTCCAGCACTTATCAGGGACCGGTACTCGGAAAAATTTTCTCTGGGCCTGATTACCTCGTCCGGCAGTCTCGGTCTGCTGTTCCCGCCCAGTCTGCCGCTGATCCTGTACGGCGTCATTGCCGAGACCCGGATCGACCACCTGTTTCTGGCCGGTATCGTGCCGGGGATCTTTATGCTCACCCTGCTGGTGGCCTACTCCATGTACAAGAACCCTCGCAAGAGGGAGCAGCAGAAACGGATAACCGGCCTGGCAATACTCGCCGGCCTGAAAGAGGCTGCCTGGGAACTGCCCCTGCCTGTTATTGTTCTTGGAGGAATTTACGGTGGTTTCCTGGTGGCCGGAGAGGCGGCAGCTATAACCGCCCTCTATGTGCTGGTGGTCGAGGTCTTTCTGTACCGGGATATCGACCTGCAGCAACTGCCTCGGCTCATGGTAAAGTCCATGATGCTCTTTGGCGGTATCCTGGTGATCCTCGCCGCATCCATGGCCGCGACCAACTTCCTGGTGGACCAGGAGGTGCCCATGCGGCTGTTTGAACTTATCCGCCAGTATATATCCAGCAAGTACACCTTTCTTCTGCTGCTGAACATCTTCCTGCTGGTTGTCGGCTCGATGCTGGATATCTTTTCCGCCCTGGTGCTGGTGGTCCCGCTCATTGTCCCCATTGCCAGGGGCTACGATGTCGACCTGATCCACCTTGGCATAATCTTCCTGACCAACCTGCAGATCGGCTACTGTACGCCGCCGGTGGGACTCAACCTCTTTCTGGCCAGCTACCGCTTTGAACGGCCGGTGATTCAGCTCTACAGCGCAACCATGCCCTTCCTTGCCCTGTTGATGCTCACCCTGGTCATTATCACCTATTTTCCCCTGTTGAGCCTTTTTCTGGTCCGTCTCCTGGGCTGA
- a CDS encoding TRAP transporter small permease gives MSHRQVARQILTFEKRLIDGLLCLLLVAMIVLACLQIGLRTFFSSGLLWADPLLRYLVLWCGMLGAVVATREKKHIAIDVVGYLAPEQVKPWIGLVIDLFSSLVAAVLTWAAVIFVRNEVLFGSYPLLTVPSWIWNLIFPTAFGLITIHFLLAIAADIRLLASQSSRGNEAGSGP, from the coding sequence ATGAGCCACAGACAGGTTGCCCGTCAGATTTTGACCTTTGAAAAGCGGCTGATAGACGGCCTGCTCTGCCTGCTGCTTGTGGCGATGATCGTGCTTGCCTGCCTGCAGATCGGCCTGCGCACATTCTTTTCAAGCGGTCTGCTCTGGGCCGACCCGCTGCTGCGTTACCTCGTCCTGTGGTGCGGCATGCTCGGTGCAGTGGTGGCAACCAGGGAAAAAAAGCATATTGCCATTGATGTGGTTGGCTACCTGGCGCCGGAGCAGGTAAAACCATGGATAGGGCTGGTTATTGACCTCTTTTCCTCCCTTGTCGCCGCAGTCCTTACCTGGGCGGCGGTCATCTTTGTCCGCAACGAGGTGCTCTTTGGCAGCTACCCCCTGCTGACCGTCCCCTCCTGGATCTGGAACCTGATTTTCCCCACGGCCTTTGGGCTGATCACCATACACTTTCTCCTGGCAATTGCAGCTGATATCCGGCTACTTGCCTCCCAATCCTCCCGGGGCAACGAAGCAGGAAGTGGACCGTGA
- the dctP gene encoding TRAP transporter substrate-binding protein DctP, with amino-acid sequence MYCCKRNFQLLAFLFCALLICSQAQARTKYLFKVATIAPEGSIWTKRFHDFAAEVEEKSNGEVGFKVYPGGIMGDDRAMYRKMRIGQLHGGGFTMTGIGTVVPDFRVMGIPFLFRSYEEVDHVMEGLWPFFSKAFAAKGLELIAMTEVGFVYSMSISPVSTLSELKKSKIWAPEGDPVSIAYLETLGITPLPLGIPDVLTSLQTGMVETVFNSLYGAIVLQWFTKTKYISDIPFAYAYGCLLLDRKRFARLPESYRSMIKETARKHFSLLITDTRKSNSDSRQVLQDNGISMVLPDPGDVEDLRNMREETVQRVQGTAFSPQIYKTTMKLLDDYRNQAYKRK; translated from the coding sequence GTGTATTGCTGTAAGCGAAATTTCCAACTGCTGGCCTTTCTGTTCTGTGCTCTGCTTATCTGCAGCCAGGCGCAGGCCAGAACCAAATATCTGTTCAAGGTGGCGACCATTGCTCCGGAAGGCAGTATCTGGACCAAGCGGTTTCACGATTTCGCTGCAGAGGTCGAGGAGAAGAGTAACGGTGAGGTGGGGTTCAAGGTATACCCTGGCGGTATCATGGGAGATGACCGGGCCATGTACCGTAAAATGCGGATAGGCCAGCTGCATGGCGGCGGCTTTACCATGACCGGCATCGGCACCGTGGTGCCGGATTTCCGAGTCATGGGTATTCCCTTTCTCTTTCGTTCCTACGAGGAGGTCGATCATGTGATGGAGGGGCTTTGGCCCTTTTTCAGCAAGGCCTTTGCCGCGAAGGGCCTGGAACTCATTGCCATGACCGAGGTGGGGTTTGTCTACTCCATGTCCATTTCGCCGGTATCCACTCTGAGCGAGCTGAAAAAGAGCAAGATATGGGCCCCGGAAGGTGATCCCGTCAGTATAGCCTATCTTGAAACCCTGGGTATCACTCCGCTGCCCCTGGGCATTCCCGATGTGCTCACCTCCCTGCAGACCGGCATGGTGGAAACGGTCTTTAATTCCCTGTACGGCGCCATTGTCCTGCAGTGGTTCACCAAAACAAAATATATCTCGGACATTCCCTTTGCCTACGCCTATGGTTGCCTGTTGCTGGATCGTAAAAGATTTGCCAGGCTGCCTGAATCCTATCGGTCGATGATCAAGGAAACAGCTAGAAAGCATTTCAGCCTGCTCATCACCGATACCAGAAAAAGCAACAGCGACTCCAGGCAGGTGTTACAGGATAACGGGATCTCCATGGTCCTTCCTGATCCGGGAGATGTTGAAGATCTGCGCAATATGCGCGAAGAAACGGTACAGCGGGTGCAGGGCACAGCCTTCAGTCCGCAAATCTATAAGACAACCATGAAACTGCTGGACGACTACAGGAACCAGGCCTATAAGAGAAAATAG
- a CDS encoding TRAP transporter TatT component family protein gives MIIRYLRIIVLLALFPILSGCARMVIGSLMRPTVANLQRQTDIDLVCEGTPAFLLMIDSMVASAPNDKKLLITATQAFTGYAAALDACSKPDRAATVSIKARLYGLSLLWNSDDLQRVCTLPLSDLQQTLTDLDRGDVDLLFWAGNGWATWIRHQEGSPESLAQLVRVEQIMLRVLELDETCYYGAAHLFLGAYYGSKPPLLGGKPEASRRHFEQALAISNRQFLPALVLYAQTYARMAFDRELFVDLLQEVLDFPLESQPDIALANQVAKRNAARLLDQTDQFF, from the coding sequence ATGATAATTCGATATTTACGGATAATCGTTCTTCTCGCTCTTTTTCCCATCCTGAGCGGCTGCGCCAGGATGGTGATCGGTTCGCTCATGCGTCCGACAGTGGCCAACCTGCAGCGCCAGACGGATATTGACCTTGTCTGTGAGGGAACGCCCGCCTTCCTGCTGATGATTGACAGCATGGTCGCATCCGCCCCCAATGACAAAAAACTGCTGATAACAGCCACCCAGGCCTTTACCGGTTATGCCGCCGCCCTTGATGCCTGCAGCAAACCGGACCGGGCAGCCACGGTAAGCATCAAGGCCAGGTTGTACGGCCTGTCTCTGCTGTGGAACAGTGATGATCTTCAGAGAGTCTGCACTCTGCCCTTATCCGACCTGCAGCAGACCCTGACCGATCTGGACAGGGGTGACGTAGACCTGCTGTTCTGGGCCGGTAACGGCTGGGCGACATGGATTCGCCATCAGGAAGGGTCACCGGAATCCCTGGCGCAGCTGGTCCGGGTGGAGCAGATCATGCTGCGGGTTCTTGAACTGGACGAGACCTGCTACTACGGCGCTGCCCATCTCTTTCTTGGCGCATATTATGGTTCCAAACCGCCGCTTCTCGGGGGAAAACCCGAGGCAAGCCGCCGCCATTTTGAACAGGCCCTTGCCATCAGCAACAGGCAGTTTCTTCCGGCCCTTGTTCTCTATGCCCAAACCTACGCCCGGATGGCCTTTGACCGTGAGCTTTTTGTCGATTTGCTGCAGGAGGTACTTGACTTTCCCCTGGAAAGCCAGCCGGATATTGCCCTTGCCAATCAGGTGGCCAAACGGAATGCAGCCAGGCTGCTCGACCAGACAGACCAGTTTTTTTAG
- a CDS encoding M28 family peptidase has protein sequence MKFSLYPHGARQWLAALARLVILALVPGSGIFFFSHMPGSSFSGPLPPLTPQERQTSELLRRHVSTLARDIGPRNIWRASSMAATAGYLEEVLADLGYTVRQQEFTAYNVTAVNLEVEIAGSLQPEEIVVIGAHYDTVSGCPGANDNGSGVAALLELARLLADVRPLRTVRLVAFANEEPPFFFSKDMGSRHYAARTRKRQEKIVAMLSLETMGYYRDEPGSQQYPFPLSLFYPDTANFIGFVGNLRSHHLVRRAIGSFRRHASFPSQGIAVPSFISFITGVGWSDHSSFWKEGYPAIMVTDTAFYRYAPYHTPADTPEKLDYERLARVVTGLARTIEDLAGQE, from the coding sequence ATGAAATTCTCACTGTATCCGCATGGTGCCCGACAATGGCTGGCGGCCCTGGCCCGGTTGGTCATTCTTGCCCTGGTGCCTGGCAGCGGTATTTTTTTCTTCAGCCACATGCCCGGTTCCTCCTTCAGCGGCCCGTTGCCGCCGCTGACCCCGCAGGAGCGGCAAACATCCGAACTGCTCAGACGCCATGTCTCCACCCTGGCCCGGGATATCGGTCCCCGCAATATCTGGCGGGCCTCCTCCATGGCCGCCACGGCCGGTTACCTGGAGGAGGTGCTGGCCGACCTGGGATATACGGTCCGGCAGCAGGAATTTACCGCGTACAATGTCACTGCGGTCAACCTGGAGGTCGAGATCGCCGGCAGCCTCCAGCCGGAGGAAATAGTGGTGATCGGGGCCCATTACGACACGGTCTCCGGTTGTCCCGGCGCCAATGACAACGGTTCAGGCGTTGCTGCCTTGCTGGAACTGGCCCGGCTGCTTGCCGACGTCCGGCCACTTCGCACCGTCCGTCTGGTGGCCTTTGCCAACGAGGAACCTCCTTTTTTCTTCAGCAAGGATATGGGCAGCCGCCACTATGCGGCCAGGACCCGTAAGCGGCAGGAAAAGATCGTGGCCATGCTTTCCCTGGAGACCATGGGCTATTATCGTGACGAGCCCGGCAGCCAGCAGTACCCATTTCCTCTTTCCCTCTTTTATCCTGACACTGCAAATTTCATAGGTTTTGTCGGCAATCTCCGCTCACACCACCTTGTCCGCCGGGCCATCGGCTCATTTCGTCGTCATGCCTCTTTCCCATCCCAGGGTATAGCGGTGCCGAGTTTTATCAGTTTTATCACCGGGGTCGGTTGGTCCGATCATTCGTCCTTCTGGAAGGAAGGCTATCCTGCCATCATGGTCACCGATACCGCTTTTTATCGCTATGCCCCCTATCATACCCCTGCGGACACTCCAGAAAAACTCGACTATGAACGGCTGGCCCGGGTGGTGACCGGTCTTGCCCGCACCATTGAGGATCTCGCTGGACAGGAGTGA
- a CDS encoding alpha/beta hydrolase — protein MNGLADILLMAVLGYGLFLVFLYFYQSRLLFLPNLPSRAVERSPSAVGLAYEPVDLVTSDNIHLDGWFIPAPEKRGVILFCHGNAGNISHRLDSLLLFHRLGFSTLIFDYRGYGRSQGRPSEAGTYLDAEAAWLYLTRERSIAPSRIILFGRSLGAAVAAHQATVHTPGALIVESCFTSVPDIAAELYPFLPARWLSRLDYNVQQQLQRVSCPVLVVHSRDDEIIPFSHGQALYAAANEPKQFLELRGGHNDGFLLAGRTYTQELDGFLSAWVK, from the coding sequence ATGAACGGTTTGGCCGACATCCTGCTGATGGCCGTGCTCGGCTACGGTCTTTTCCTGGTTTTTTTGTATTTCTACCAGAGCCGGCTGCTGTTTCTGCCAAACCTCCCCTCCCGCGCCGTGGAGAGATCACCGTCTGCGGTGGGACTGGCCTATGAGCCGGTCGACCTGGTGACCAGCGACAACATCCACCTGGACGGCTGGTTCATTCCCGCGCCTGAAAAACGGGGTGTTATCCTGTTCTGCCACGGCAATGCCGGCAACATCTCCCACCGCCTTGATTCACTGCTGCTGTTCCACAGGCTGGGGTTCAGCACCCTGATCTTTGACTACCGGGGCTACGGCCGCAGCCAGGGCCGGCCTTCCGAGGCAGGCACCTACCTGGATGCGGAGGCTGCCTGGCTCTATCTGACCCGGGAGCGCTCCATAGCACCGTCGCGCATCATTCTGTTCGGCCGTTCGCTCGGCGCTGCTGTGGCGGCCCATCAGGCCACTGTGCACACCCCCGGAGCACTGATCGTTGAATCATGTTTTACCTCCGTGCCCGACATAGCGGCAGAACTGTATCCTTTCCTGCCAGCCAGATGGTTGAGTCGGCTTGACTACAATGTTCAGCAGCAGTTGCAGAGGGTGTCGTGCCCGGTACTGGTGGTGCACAGCCGGGACGACGAGATTATCCCTTTCAGTCATGGCCAGGCACTGTACGCAGCAGCCAATGAACCGAAGCAGTTTTTGGAACTCCGCGGCGGCCATAACGATGGTTTTCTCCTGGCCGGCCGGACCTATACGCAGGAGCTGGATGGATTTTTGTCAGCGTGGGTCAAATGA
- a CDS encoding CBS domain-containing protein, with product MTVREFCTRDVVITNKGSSITEVAQLMRKYHVGDVVVVERRDEQNIPVGIITDRDIVVQLIARGMAPDAVTAGEVMSSELIVARENEGIWYTMQQMRGKGVRRIPVVNDDGGLEGILAVDDLVELLGQELTLLARVAAQGRAMERLQQE from the coding sequence ATGACTGTCAGGGAATTCTGTACAAGAGATGTCGTTATCACGAACAAGGGAAGCAGTATCACCGAGGTGGCGCAGCTGATGCGCAAATACCATGTGGGCGATGTGGTGGTGGTTGAGCGAAGGGATGAACAGAACATTCCGGTGGGCATCATCACGGATCGTGATATCGTTGTGCAACTCATTGCCCGGGGGATGGCTCCTGATGCGGTTACCGCCGGCGAGGTAATGAGCTCTGAGTTGATTGTTGCCAGGGAAAACGAGGGCATCTGGTACACGATGCAGCAAATGCGCGGCAAGGGGGTTCGCCGGATTCCCGTGGTGAATGACGATGGAGGTCTTGAAGGAATCCTGGCGGTTGACGACCTGGTTGAACTGCTTGGTCAGGAACTCACCCTGCTTGCCAGAGTAGCGGCTCAGGGCCGGGCCATGGAGAGACTGCAGCAGGAATAA
- a CDS encoding TraR/DksA family transcriptional regulator — translation MTEVDLQRLKEKLLRQRQEIFTSLRDLEAEWEVLGERDIEPEDAAQKAALTSLFDQMDTREKDRIEEIDLALTKMESASYGTCEECHKPISLQRLESLPATRFCIKCAGKQEEIH, via the coding sequence ATGACTGAAGTCGATTTGCAACGATTAAAAGAAAAGCTTTTAAGGCAAAGACAGGAAATCTTCACAAGCCTGCGGGACCTGGAAGCCGAATGGGAGGTTCTGGGCGAGCGTGATATTGAACCAGAGGATGCGGCACAGAAAGCTGCCTTGACTTCTCTATTTGACCAGATGGATACGCGTGAAAAAGACAGGATCGAGGAAATCGATCTCGCCTTAACAAAAATGGAATCAGCATCTTACGGGACATGTGAAGAATGCCATAAACCGATCTCCCTGCAGCGGCTGGAATCACTGCCGGCAACCCGCTTTTGTATAAAGTGCGCAGGTAAACAGGAAGAAATACATTAA
- a CDS encoding DUF211 domain-containing protein yields the protein MAVIRRLVLDVLKPHQPNALDFAVTLAEQGADYRVRLTVTEMDEKTESTVLVITGQNIEFEAILAAIKQMGASVHSIDEVEVCATGPAPE from the coding sequence ATGGCGGTCATACGCAGGCTGGTTCTCGATGTGTTAAAGCCCCACCAACCCAATGCCCTGGATTTCGCGGTCACCCTGGCGGAACAGGGAGCGGATTACCGGGTTCGGCTCACGGTCACGGAGATGGATGAAAAGACCGAGAGCACGGTGCTGGTCATCACGGGACAGAACATAGAGTTCGAGGCCATTCTGGCAGCCATCAAACAGATGGGCGCTTCGGTCCACAGTATCGATGAAGTGGAGGTCTGCGCCACCGGTCCTGCTCCCGAGTAG